The DNA sequence ACCTCCAAGAACTACACACTTTCTGGTAATTTCGCTGCTATTGTCATCATCAGAAAAGCCTTCTTCATCATGGTCATTGTCATCATCTTCAGTAGAGGAATAGCCATAATCTACTTCAGCAGGGTCAGATGCATAACTATCAGAATCTTCTTCATCACCGTGGTCAATATCACTGTATGCATAGCTGTAAGCAGCTTGGTTAACATGACAGCAATCCATGCGGTCGCCCTCACAAATGCACTCGTCCAAACACCAGTCTAGTTTAACATACGCCACCAGCAAGTCCGGCATGCTCTCAAGTTGTGGAGTCCTCTCAGCAGAAGGGATGTCCAGCCACAGCCAGACCAACCGTGGAGCAAAAATCCGGAAGCGCCAGTTTGGGCAGGAGTTGCAATCATCGATGCTCAGTCGTCTCAGTGATGGTGAGTCCATCTCCAACACCTCCGAGAGGTCACATTTCTCGATCTTGAGTTCTTGCAAGGCAGGGCAGCTTGAGAAGTGGGCAAAGCTTGCACTGAACTCTATGCCGTAGAGATCTAGCCTCGTCAGGTACGGCGAGAATAGGGGCTCAGGTAGTGGAAACCATGGCATCTCGTCGGCCTCATTGTCAAAGATGTTGAGCGAGAGCCATTGGACATTGCACTGTAATACATGGCCGATCCAACGATGGATGAaggcctcgtcgtcgtcatcaaacATGTCAAACTTGATCTCGCACATGTCGAGGGGGGAGCGCTCGATCCTGCTGAGGCGGGCTTGTAGTAGTCGGTCCACAAAACCATGTACTTGTCCGACATATGTCGGTGTTGTTGTTCCTGTTATGTGCAGGCGCCTTACGAGCTTCCAGACTTGGCGCCAGCTCTGGGCTAGTACACAGGTCCGCACGGCCTCTTGCGCTGGAAGGAAGGAGAGGATGTGCTGGAGGATCTCATCAGGGAGGGCGCTCAGGCGATCTGCACTTCCTGGAGCCATTTGCTGTGCT is a window from the Sorghum bicolor cultivar BTx623 chromosome 5, Sorghum_bicolor_NCBIv3, whole genome shotgun sequence genome containing:
- the LOC8076764 gene encoding F-box/LRR-repeat protein At3g58980, whose protein sequence is MAPGSADRLSALPDEILQHILSFLPAQEAVRTCVLAQSWRQVWKLVRRLHITGTTTPTYVGQVHGFVDRLLQARLSRIERSPLDMCEIKFDMFDDDDEAFIHRWIGHVLQCNVQWLSLNIFDNEADEMPWFPLPEPLFSPYLTRLDLYGIEFSASFAHFSSCPALQELKIEKCDLSEVLEMDSPSLRRLSIDDCNSCPNWRFRIFAPRLVWLWLDIPSAERTPQLESMPDLLVAYVKLDWCLDECICEGDRMDCCHVNQAAYSYAYSDIDHGDEEDSDSYASDPAEVDYGYSSTEDDDNDHDEEGFSDDDNSSEITRKCVVLGGLSEATDLTLISGHEMFVFRRDLRCCPTFSKLRTLLINDYWCEPPDCRALACILEHSPVLERLTIVLSGKGPKYKVEMKGYLNAVRRPAMMISEHLRIVEVKCDADNDTFHNVLRFLDSLNIWFPCEQEKASDEEEYTTQELSPAK